In Candidatus Methylacidiphilales bacterium, the sequence CGACGATACGGTGGCCTTTTTTACGCGCTGCAATGATCCGCTTCCTTAAATCTGCACTCAATGGGTTCATCCCCAGTTTGGTACGGCATCGGACAGGGATTGTACAGTCTATTGTGCCTATCTAATCCGGAATTGCTCTAAGGTCCGTCCGGTGGGAGGGTTTCCACCTGGGGCTTATCCGGCTTGGGCGCGGGCTTGCTGTCGAGCGGGATGTCATTGAAAAGACCGGCATTGCTCTTCAGGGAGATCGGCACACGGATCTCGGCCGTGCGGAGCTCCCCGCCATCGGCCGGCAGGTAGGCCACCGACAGGGGACGGCCTTCGATCTGGGCTTTTTCTTTTTCCAGGGGAAAGGCGCGCATCCAGGTCTTCAAGGAACCTTGCAACTCTGTAGAACCCACGCGCACCAGGCGGTCGCCGGCCCGGAGGCCGGCCTGGCCGGGCGCTGACCCGGCCACCACGGCCCTGACCCGGATGGCGCCGGCGGATTCGCTCAGCAGCAGCTTTTCCGGGAATTGGAACTTCGACACACCCGGCGGCGACGAGGCCGATTCCTGGAAGGCGAAGAGGAAGGAATCGGCCGGGGCGGCTTGGAGGAAGGCGGCAAATTTGTCCACCCCGGTCCAGGCTTCCTGGCCGGCCAGCGTTTGCACGGCCCGTTCGTAAAACAGGCGGGGGTCGTTCTCCGGGTCGACGGCGGTGATCTGGGATTCTTTGCTGCCGTAGCGTTCCTTGAATTGTTCCCGCCGGCGGTTCTTGTCCGTGGATGCGATGACCTTCTCTTCCGGGATCGGAAAGATATTCCGGGCCAGTGTGCCTGCGGGCAGGATCTGGATCGGGGTCACCAGAACGCTCTCGGTCAGCACCACGCGCCCATCCTTGACCGCGAGGGGGAAGGCTTCGCCCAAACCGGGAACCCACTCGTTGTCGGCAGCCCGGACAGGCGAGCCAAGGGCTCCCACGAGGACCAGAAGGCAAAGGGCGCGCTGCATGACTCATGCTTAGCCTGCCCGTCCCCGACCGTCAAACGATGTGAGTCCAGCCGGAACGATGCAGTTGCTCACCGCGAAGAGCGCGAAGGACACGAAGTCATTGGGGGTTGGAATACTTCCTAAGGCCTTCAATGCCATAAGATTATACTTCGCGATCTTCGCGACCTTTGCGGTGAACTGCATAATTATGGCTAAGAGCCTATCCGGATAACCCCCGTGGCCCGCGTGATGAGTGCCACCTGCCCGAACCCGAGGAGGAGCGACCGCGCATATCGGGAAGAGATACGCAAGGGAGAGACGACGAAGGGGGCGGGCAGGTGCCGCCATCACCCTCCGGGCTGGGGCCAAAAAGTCGCCCCGCTTCGTTGCTCGTCGGTCACGGGTATATTTCATACCTGCTCCCTCCTCGCGCCTCGCCGGACGGCTTTTTGACCCCCAGCGCGGATCACGCGGGTTATCCGGATAGGCTCTAAGCTCTCCGGGTGATGGTTCGGTGGGGGTGGCGGGAAAGTTCCACAATTTCCAAAGTTGTTCACCAACCGCCGGGGTTGCCCCTTTGTTTGTCCGACCCGGGGTCGCAATCTGGGGGGATGCGCCTCATCCGGATCATGGAAAGCTACGAAAGAGGGGTCTTCATTTTGGAGGATTCGTCCGGCGGCGGACGGAAACCGGTGGGCCCCCTGGGTAGACTGTTGGGCGAGGCCGACCGCTTGTTGCGTGGCCAGACGGCCTCGGTGTTGGTCTTGGACCGGGACCGCGAGGTCCGCTGCTGCCGCCGTTACCGTCCGGGTTGGCCGGTCGAGGAGGAAGATCCGGCCGCCATCCGTGCCGGGTTTTGATGCGGGATGCCCGGGAATTTCACTCGTCGCGGGCGGGGGCCCTGTCATGCTGGACCGAGTGTTGAAGGTTGTTTCCATCGGCATTCTGGCGTGGAACGAGGAAGCCTCCATTGGCGCCACGCTGGATTCCCTTTTCGGACAAAGCCTGTTTGATGAGATTGGTAGGCAGGTGCAAGTGGTGTGCGTACCCAACGCCTGCACGGACGACACAGTGGGTGCCATTTCCCGGGCTTATGAACGTGCCGCACTTCGTCTGCCCTCGGTCCGGATGGAAATCCAGTCGCTGGAACGACCCGGCAAGGCCAACGCCTGGAACGAGTACGTCCATCGTTTCGCCGACCCCGCGGCAGAAGTGATGATCCTGGCCGATGCCGACATCCTCTTCCATGGCCGGGACACCCTTCGCAACATGGTGGATCTGTTGGAAACGGAGCCTTCTGTGGTGGTGGCGACCGACCAACCCATCAAACACGTGGCCCTCAAGACCCACAAGAGCTGCTTCGACCGGATTTCATTGGCCATATCCCGCATGACCGGTGAGGCCCCGGGCCAGTTGACCGGGCAGCTTTACGCGGCGCGGGCGTCGTTCCTGCGTCGCTTGGTCATTCCTGAAGGCATTCTGGTCGAGGACGGCTTCCTCAAGCAAATGGTGGTGACCGATTGTTTCACCCAACCGGCTGATGCCTCACGTATCCGCCGGGCTCCGGGCGCGGCGCATGTCTTTGAATCGTATACGCGTATCGGCGACATCCTGCCCAAC encodes:
- a CDS encoding glycosyltransferase — protein: MLKVVSIGILAWNEEASIGATLDSLFGQSLFDEIGRQVQVVCVPNACTDDTVGAISRAYERAALRLPSVRMEIQSLERPGKANAWNEYVHRFADPAAEVMILADADILFHGRDTLRNMVDLLETEPSVVVATDQPIKHVALKTHKSCFDRISLAISRMTGEAPGQLTGQLYAARASFLRRLVIPEGILVEDGFLKQMVVTDCFTQPADASRIRRAPGAAHVFESYTRIGDILPNQRRQAVGHTIYTYLRDELQRRRGEGSGDAVIRRLSAEDPGWFLNVIDRRVSSDNWWVMHEGCLTARLRRWARGGRRWALLPAALVGTAMDLVVHLWANDTLKNKRLKGIWKDTKSQSLVPAALGHQEISGKSR